One Rutidosis leptorrhynchoides isolate AG116_Rl617_1_P2 unplaced genomic scaffold, CSIRO_AGI_Rlap_v1 contig74, whole genome shotgun sequence DNA segment encodes these proteins:
- the LOC139885065 gene encoding replication factor A protein 1-like, with protein sequence MSLSPGPTAIDRAPRHGRIQATIKKVLLATYRQQISEGEVYSFQKFFVSEPTNKLKATRNQYKLFFLKNTIVEKILDEGISKIAFNFVSFDSILNKENESFMFDVIGHVVENEKIREIVKSDKIIKLLTFVLEDLEKKRINCALWDAFTEKLNEAILDATTLKKSIVVILQSAVTNTFNEISGISNNFQGTKIFVNPNLPEDVEYSQKLNDIGSYAQIITQLPGPVSMSDEFLLTERITVKELSISPEVGLFTMLARIIEVESIENWYYEGCTMCNKKVEKNGPKWWCPKCQDLVTAEPNFKMQVRVRDRTGTTSLMLFDRMEKSNKNLLAEFETIADKELLFKFGITEEDLFSDWDVTYTVKRVTSDEGLIKQFKDKHFTRTSEKEEDVDGDLEDTDREDSDMSPTTDKSNKKKEQCIFHLMKRMIRG encoded by the exons ATGTCCTTGTCTCCTGGGCCCACAGCAATTGACCGTGCACCTCGG CATGGCCGCATTCAAGCAACAATAAAAAAAGTTCTTCTTGCAACATATAGACAACAAATAAGTGAAGGAGAAGTATATAGCTTCCAAAAATTTTTCGTCTCTGAACCTACCAACAAACTTAAAGCTACTAGAAATCAATACAAATTGTTTTTCTTGAAAAATACCATAGTCGAAAAGATTTTGGATGAAGGGATTTCAAAAATTGCTTTTAATTTTGTGAGCTTTGATTCAATTTTAAATAAGGAGAATGAATCGTTTATGTTTG ATGTTATTGGACATGTCGTGGAGAATGAAAAAATAAGGGAAATAGTCAAGTCAGACAAGATAATAAAATTGCTTACCTTTGTTCTAGAGGATTTGga AAAAAAGAGGATTAATTGCGCTTTGTGGGATGCTTTTACCGAGAAATTAAATGAAGCCATATTGGATGCTACAACTTTAAAGAAATCAATAGTTGTTATTTTACAATCGGCTGTTACGAATACTTTTAATG AAATTTCTGGAATAAGTAATAATTTTCAAGGAACAAAGATCTTCGTCAACCCGAATCTACCTGAAGATGTCGAATATAGCCAAAA ACTTAATGATATAGGCTCCTACGCACAAATTATAACTCAACTACCGGGACCAGTTTCGATGTCGGATGAATTCCTCCTTACGGAAAGAATCACAGTGAAAGAACTTTCTATATCTccagag GTGGGACTTTTTACAATGCTTGCACGAATAATCGAAGTCGAGTCCATCGAGAACTGGTATTATGAAGGATGTACCATGTGCAATAAAAAAGTTGAAAAGAATGGGCCAAAATGGTGGTGTCCAAAGTGTCAAGACCTGGTGACCGCTGAGCCAAA ttttaagaTGCAAGTGAGAGTTCGTGATCGTACTGGAACAACATCATTAATGCTATTTGATCGGATG GAAAAATCAAATAAAAACCTCTTAGCTGAATTTGAGACAATTGCCGACAAGGAGCTGTTATTCAAATTTGGAATTACCGAGGAGGATCTATTCTCGGATTGGGACGTAACTTATACCGTTAAGCGAGTGACATCAGACGAGGGTCTCATTAAACAGTTCAAGGATAAACACTTCACTCGA aCTTCTGAGAAAGAAGAAGACGTCGATGGGGATTTGGAG GATACCGATCGAGAAGATAGCGACATGAGTCCGACAACTGATAAATCCAACAAAAAAAAAGAGCAATGTATATTTCATCTGATGAAGAGGATGATACGGGGGTAA